The genomic segment GCCGTAAGTTGGCGATTGTTAAAGATTCCTATGCTCATGCATTTATCCCCTTTTTAGCGAATCACTTTGAGGAAATACATGTACTAGATCTTCGATATTATCATTCGGATGTCCTTATGTATTTGAATGATCAAAACATCTCTGAAGTATTATTTTTATACAATGTTGCTAATTTTACAAAGGACCCAAATATGATTTGGTTGTCGCAAAGTACATTGAAATAAAATTTTAGTACGAATGGGATAGTTGGTTAATGCGAAGATGCTTTATTAGTGGATTGCGCTTGATGACAAGAAAAGGAGTTGCTTTACTCATAATGAGTGAAGCAACTCCTTTTTTAACATGAATAAGTGAGTAGTATATTTCATTAAATAGTTATACGGCTACTTCACTCATCAGCGCATGCGTATTCCCCTCGGTATCATTGAAAAACACCATCCACGTTTCTGTGGAGTCCATTTTTGCGACGACATGCGGTTTATCGATAAATGAAACACCTTTTTCTTTCATCTGACTAAAGCTTGCTGTGATGTCATCTACTTTGAAATAAAAGACGGAACTTGCGTTTGTGAATTGTTCCTTTTCGGGAAGACTAAGCATTAAGCGGATACCGTCGCAGTCGAAGAAAGCCATTGTGTCTGTGTTGAATAAAAGCGGTAGTTCAAGTAAATCTTTATAAAATAAAATAGCTCGATTAATATCTTTTGCAGGAACCCCAATTTGGCCGATACTTTTTAAACTTGTCACAAAAGTAATCCCCCTATTCAGTAATCTTTTCATTTAGTATAGCATACCAGTTTTATCCAATGAAGCGGAGGGACAAGAAGATGGATATTCTTTATAGTGGTTTGTTAAAAGATAATCATCCGTTTTATATTCGACGACTGCACCTGAAAGACCTTCATGAAATTATACGTGTACAGAATGAGGTGGTTTATGTACTTGATAATCCAAGTTCGTTATCTTCATTATCCCAAAAAGAGTACGAATATATTTTGGCTGACGGCGGTAAGATGGTAGGGGTGTTTGCAGATGAACGGCTCGTCGCATTCCGTGCATTACTTGTCCCTGGAGCAGATGAAGAGCATCTCGGTTCCGACGTTGGGCTTGATTCGGCGGAATTTGAGTCTGTTATTTATCAGGAGATATCGACTGTTTCGCCACGCTATCGTGGCTACCGTCTGCAAAAGATTATGGCAGACGTCTTAATGGAGCAGTTGAAAGTGGCAGACTATAAGTACGTTTGCGCAACGGTTGCTCCGTTTAACATCGCAAGTCTCAAGGACAAGTTTTCACAGCAGATGGAAATTGCCGCGCTGAAAAAGAAATATAACGGGGTGTTGCGTTACGTTTTTGTGAAACATCTTCATATAGAGGGGGACGAATGGGAAGTGGAGCAATTCATTCCGATGCAAGATACAAAAGCTCAGCAAAAACTGCTTGAAGAAGGATGGCGAGGGACTGGGATTTCAGGAAGTACGGATGGCTGGCTTGTACGGTATTGTAAATAGTTTATCGACTTTCATGACAAGTAGAAAAGGAGCGACTTCACCCAAATGAGTAAAGCCGCATCCTCTTTGATTCACATCAATTTTGAAATGAACATTGTCGCGATTCCGAAATAAATCAAAAGCGACAATATATCATTGATGGTAGTAATAAGCGGACCCGATGCAACTGCAGGATCCACATTGAATTTGTGCAAGACGAGCGGGATGATTGTACCCGCCAGCGTTCCGATAATAAGTGTGATAAGTAAAGAGACGCCAACGACAAGTCCGAGTACAAAACTACCTTGCCAAATATAAGCAATAATTGAAATGACGATGGAACAGACAATACCGATAATAATCCCGACTAACAGCTCTCGAAAAATAAGTTTCAGCATCTTTTTCGTATCAAGATCCTCGGATACAAGACCGCGGACAACGACGGCGAGTGATTGTGTTCCAGTATTCCCGGTCATTCCGGCAATCATAGGCATGAAGAAGGCGAGCGCGACAACGGCTTCAAGAGTCGCTTCGAAACGGGATATGATACTTCCAGAAACAAGTCCAATGAACAGCAGTAAAATTAGCCATGGCAAACGTCTTCTGGCGGCAACTAACGGCTTCGTTCTGAAGTCAATCGCTTTTCCAGAGGCCAGTAGCATTTCAATATCTTCATTCGCTTCCCGGACGACAATATCAAGGACGTCATCCACCGTGATGATACCGAGCAGAACACCTTCGTCATCAGTGACAGGCATTGAAACGAAATCGTAACGGCCAATAATCTTAGCAACTTCTTCTTGTTTGGTCATCACACCTACCTTGACGATATTCCGTGACATGATGTCTTCTATTTGAGCTTCGGGTTCTGCGAGCAACAGGTCTCTGTACGATGCGACACCGATAACTTTTTTGTCATCATCTAGAACGTACAGATAGTTTAGATACTCCGCAAGTGCAGCGTAACTCTTTAGTTTCTTTACTGCCCGCTCGACAGAATATGATTTATGAATCCATACGAAGCGGTTCGTCATCGCTCTTCCGGCCGTTTTTGGCGGATAATTCATGATCTGCCGGATGATGTCCATTTCTTCTTGTTTCATTTCGGCAATTAATGCATCGGCTTCTTTTTGGGGAAGTCCCGATAACAGGAAAGCAAGGTCATCATTTTTCATAAGATCCAATATATCCGTGGAGCGGGCAGGACCGATTGTTCGCAAAGCACGGAGCTGATCATCCTGTGATAAATGACGTAATAACCCGGTTAATTCATCTAACGTAAGGAATTCTAAAAATAACGGCCGATGTTTCACTGGTAAATTTTCATATTGGTTTGCAATATCGAAAGGTTTCAATTCCTTCATGATTTCATGGAATGTCTCTCTTTTTCCTTCTTTTAATATATGGATTAGCGCAGTTGCGATTCCATTCTCAGGGTCTTTATGAACCAAAATATACACCTCTCTAAAAAAATGGTGAGAGATGGATCAGAGTGCTGCCGTTTCTCTCTCTATAGCTTTATCCCCTATTTCATTCATCGGAAAACCATATTGTTTGTTTATTAAAAGGAATAATTTACTTAACTGGGTGGGAGGCGAAGATCGATTGAAAAAGAGCCAGCAATTGAAGTTGATAAGCGTACTACTAGTAATTGTAATGATTGTCTTGCTGATAAACGGATTTAACGGTAAGGATAACCATACCACCGCCCCGGACAATACGACAGTATCCGTTGCTAAAGTTGATGAACCTGTTGATGAACCAGTCGATAAACCGCAAAAACCGTATGCATTTCATGACATTGACGAAATTTTGAAAGACCCGAGATTACAAGGTGCGACGACTGTGGTAAGTATTCGTGAGGCAGCAACCGGCGAAGTTGTCTATTCCCATCTAGGAGATACGCGAGTCCACCCCGCATCCGTCATGAAATTACTGACAGGCGCTGCGGCATTTGAAACACTTGGAGAAGGGCATACGTTCAAGACTGAGTTGTATATGGATGGGCGAATAGAGAACGGCGTGCTGCACGGCAATCTCTATTTAAGAGGAAGAGGCGATCCGACACTGACGAAGAACGACCTGAAGGCATTCGTATCCGAATTAAAAGCGAAGGGAATCAGCTCCATCGCAGGAAACGTCTATGGGGATGATACTTGGTACGATGACATTAGACTTTCCCAAGACCTAAACTGGTCTGATGAACCCTACTATACAGGTTCCCAGGTGTCCGCACTGACGTTATCTCCAAATGACGACTATGACGCAGGTACGGTCATTGTCGAAGTGAATCCTGCCAAGAAATCAGGACAGGCGGGACAAGTCGCCATGGTACCAGCAAATAACTACCTGACAGTCGTCAACAAGACTCAAACGGTAGCTAAAAAAGGCAAGAAAAGTATTACGGTTGAAAGGCAACACGGTACAAATACGTTTATCGTATCCGGGACGATTCCAGAAGGCACAACAAAAACACGCACTTGGGCATCTGTCTGGGAACCGACAAACTACACGATTAGCATCTTCAAAAAAACAATTGAAGAACTGGGCATTACGTTTTCGACAGCTCCGAAAGTCGAGCGCAAAAAAGTGACTAAAGGGGCTACTTTACTGACGTCAAAAAATTCAATGCCGCTACATGAATTGTTCATTCCCTTCATGAAATTAAGTAATAACGGACATGCTGAAGTACTAGTTAAAGAGATGGGGCGTACTATAGGTGGCGAGGGCAGTTGGGATAAGGGGCTTTCGATCATAGAAGCAACACTCTCTACTCTAGGACTTGATACAAAAAATATGCTGCTTCGCGATGGATCAGGCATGTCCCATAAAAACCTTGTCACGGCGAATGAAGTGACAAAACTGCTTTACACAGCACAGACAAAACCATGGTATCCAGCATTTTTGAATGCGCTTCCTGTAGCAGGGAATGGAGAACGGTTTGTTGGAGGAACATTGCGCAATCGTATGACAGGGACAACGGCAGCAGGCAACGTCCAAGCGAAAACGGGCGCATTGAACGGGGTCACCGCGTTGTCTGGCTACGTTACAACGAAAGATGGAGAAATACTTACTTTTTCTATTATGATTAATAACTATTTGAATGACACGACGCCTGAAATACTAGACAAAATCGCTATTACACTTGCGAACTATCAGTCAAAGTGAGCAATTTGATATGCAATAAAATGCATATTTCGTGCATATTTATGTTTAGCAGAAAAAGAATAGGGAACGAGATAGAGAGTAAGGTAAAAACCGGAAAAACATCCGGGATGATAAAAAGGGGAGAACTTTTACTATGGGGAAGTTGAAAGTACTATTTCTATTGTTAACTGTTTCGGTGTTGGTGTTATCGGCATGCGGGACAAAGAAGGATGCCGGAGCAGAAAAAAGTGACGGCGATGGAAGCTATGAACTTATGAAAAAAGGGAGTCTGACTTTTGCCGCGAGTGGTGTTTATAAGCCATTTAATTTTGAAGAAAAAGGGAAATTAACTGGTTTTGATATAGAGATTGGTGAGGCAATTGCTGACAAGATGGGGCTAGAGGCGAACCCAGTGACAAATCCCTTTGAAACAATTATGCAGGGGCTAATCGGTAAGAAGTTCGATGCAATCATTGGATCAATGGCTTATACGAAAGAGCGTGCAAAGCAGGTGAACTTTACTGAACCTTACTATTACTCGGGCGGAATGATTTTTGTATCCGAAGATAATAAGGATATTAAGTCTGAGGATGATTTGAAAGGTAAAAAAATCGGTGTCGTGGCCCAATCTACATATGAAAAACCCGCACAAACCCTTTCGGACAATATCCAGTATTATAGCAGTGATGTAGTTGCACTAAAAGATTTGACTATAGAAGGCCGTCTCGATGCAGTTATCACAGCCGATATCGTAGGCTATGAAGCGATTGATAATGATTTTAAAATTAAGGAAGTCGGAAAGCCGTTATGGGTAGAGCAGCCATCCATCGCTGTACGACCTGACAATGATGCATTAAGGCAAGACATTGACAAAGCGCTGAAAGAAATAATTGAAGATGGTACGTATGATGAAATTTCAAAGAAATGGTTTGATCGAAATCTACTAGACCTTGATCTGGAAGGTGTGGAGCTTTTAGAATGAATGACTCCACAGACTTGACTACAGAAAGAGGGTATAACTAGTGCCAGAGATATTTATAACACTTTATGAGGTATTCATACGAACGTACCCAGGATTTTTAAAAGCTGCACTTATCACGTTGGAAATTACGGCAATTGCACTCGTGCTAGGTACTGCACTAGGTATAGTTTTTGCATTAATGAAGATATCCAAATCAAAAATTTTACAGACAATCGCAAACCTGTATATTACTTTAATTCGGGGGACTCCGCTGATTGTCCAAATCATGTTTCTCTATTACGGAATTACGAATATCGTCGTCCTATCGAATTTCTGGGCCGGTGCAATCGCGCTAGGTATTCATAATGGTGCTTATATCGCGGAAATTTTCCGGGGCGCCATACAGGGAATCGATCGCGGGCAAGAAGAAGCAAGTCTTGCGGTTGGTATGAACCGTCGGCAAGCAATGCGGAGAATTATTTTCCCACAAGCGCTTCGCCGTGCGATTCCGCCACTTGGAAACCAGTTTATAATTACCATGAAAGATTCATCACTTGTCTACGTTATTGGTGTTTCGGAAATGTTCGGACTGGCAAACAGGGAAGCGGCAGCATCATTCCAACCATTCGAAACATTCCTAGTCGTCGGCGTTTATTATCTCGTACTTGTACTAATCTTCTCGGCACTGCTGAAATGGTATGAGAAAAAGCTGGATGTTGACAGTATATGAGGAGGAAATTAAATGATTAAAACAAAAAACCTCCACAAGTCATTCGGCGATCTTGACGTGCTGAAAGGAATCGATCTAGATGTGGAGACCGGAGAAGTTGTTGTGCTTATCGGAGTCAGCGGATCGGGTAAAAGTACGTTGCTTCGCTGTTTGAACTTCCTTGAAATGCCGAATGAAGGTGAAATTATAATTGATGGACGACAAGTCGATCTGAAGAAAGATGACTTGTCGAATGTGCGTGCCGAAGTAGGAATGGTGTTCCAGCATTTTAACCTTTTCCCACATAAGACAGTGCTTGAAAACATCACGGAGGCACCAATCATTGTCAAAAAGATGAAGAAGGAACGCGCAGAGAAAGAGGCGCGTGTTATCTTGGAAAAAGTCGGCTTATCTGATAAAGCAGACGTCTATCCAGGTAAACTATCAGGCGGGCAAAAACAGCGTGTTGCTATTGCTCGGGCACTCGCAATGGAACCCAAAGCGCTCTTGTTCGACGAACCGACATCAGCGCTTGACCCAGAACTTGTCGGGGAAGTACTTCAAGTAATGCAGGATCTCGCCAATGAGGGTATGACGATGGTCGTTGTCACCCATGAAATGAAGTTTGCAAAAGAAGTTGCCGACCGAATTGTTATGCTGGACGAAGGCTGTATCATTGAAAATACAGATCCGCATACATTTTTCAACCATTCGACCAACGAACGGACACGCCAATTTTTAGAGATGGTTGACGTATAAGGCAGTGAATAAAAAAGATATCCAACACCGGTGTTAGTAGGTGCGGGATATCTTTTTTATATTAGCGTTTCGGTTCATAATTCAACATCTTGAACATTTCCGACAGTTCCTCGTCGGTCAAGTCACGCCACTGACCATTCGGCAAGTCACCAAGATGGATGTTCATAATGCGCGTACGTTGTAATTTTCGAACATTATAACCAAGTGCGGAACACATGCGGCGGATTTGGCGGTTTAAGCCTTGCGTCAATGTCATGTTGAATTTACGCGGTCCTAGTTGTTTTACTTTACATGGTTTTGTTACCGTATCTAAAATCGGGACGCCTGACTCCATCTGTCTGATGAATTCCTTCGTGATTGGTTGGTCGACAGTGACGATATATTCTTTTTCATGGCCATTTTCTTCGCGCAAGATTTCATTGACGATATCGCCGTCATTTGTCAGAAGAAGAAGTCCATCTGAGTCTTTGTCGAGTCGACCGATATGGAAAACACGTAGCGGATGATTGACGAAGTCGACGACATTACCTTTAATATGGCGTTCCGTCGTGCTAGTAATGCCAACGGGTTTATTGAGCGCAAGATAAACGAGTTGCTCTTCCGTCTTCACTAGTTTTCCATCAGCATGGACTTCGTCGCCATCTTCGACTTTACTGCCGAGCTCGGCAAGTTGCCCGTTAATCGTAATGCGTCCATCTTCTATCCATTTATCCGCGCCACGACGGGAAACAATCCCGGCTTCGCTTAAATACTTATTAATTCTCATGTATGTCATCCTATCTAAGAAAGTTCTTTCTTCTATTGTAGCGCGTCTACGGAAAATGTTCAAAACCGTGGAGTTGGTATTAGAAGTGCAGAGTTGCTATTAGAATCAAGAAGTTGACATTAGAAGTTCGAAGTTGCAATTAAAACCAAAAAGTTGCAATTAGAATTCGGAATTTGCAATCGGCGCAAAAGAAGATGCCCCGATTTTAAATCAGATACGAATGAAACAGAAAAGATTGACAACTAACTCGCCTTGTAATACGATGGGAATAACATTTTACCAAAGACGGGCAGAAGGTACCGAGAGCGGTGCCGCCCACGATAGACGAGTTGAGAAGAGCATAGCTGAGAAATTGATGAATAAGAAGAGTAGCACAGGAGCGCGATTGTAGAGAGTCAGTGGGTGGTGAAAACTGATTCGCGGCCGGTGTGAATGGACTTATGAGAGTCTACTTGAATCGTTTTTCAAGTAGGACGTGAGATCCCACGTTACGGGATGTGTCTTATGGGCACGCTAAGTGGAAGCAGCAATGCTTCAATTAGAGGTGGCAACGCGGTCTATTCCGTCCTCTGCAATCGGACTAATCTGTCCTTTTGCAGAGGACTTTTTTTATACCCAAAAAGAGGAGAGTTGAGCTGAGATGAGTAGAGAACAGACGAGTTTACGGACGACAATGAAGAAGTTAAATGGGGATTCATTAACACCCATATTGATTTTCAGAAGAATGCAGGGGCAGCGAAAGTTTTTATTAGAAAGTTCTTCGAAACATGAGGGATCAGGGCGCTACTCCTTCCTTGGGATGGATCCACTGAAGTCTTATAGCGGACGCGACGGAATACTTGAAGAACATGTTTATGCTACTGGCAAGAAATATGTACACGAGGGCGATTTGTTTGTGCTGTTGAAACGATTGATGCCGCGAATTACGGATGATATCGATTTTCCTTTCACAGGCGGAGCGGTCGGCTACGTTGGTTACGGAGCGGGTTCCGACAGTGTGACGCGTTCCCATGACGATATGGGATTTCCGGATGTTAATTTTAATATTTACGAAACCATTATTATTTTCGACCATGTGTTGAATGAAGTGACATTGCTGCATACGGAAATTAATCCGGAACAAAGTGCTCCTGATTTGGATGCACTAGCTGAAAGTATGTTGTCCGGACCGGAAAAAGAAGAGTTGGCTTTTGCGCTCTCGGATTATAGCTGTTCTGTCACACAACAACAATTTGAAGAGTTGGTACGCGAAGCAAAAGGGTATATCGAGCAAGGAGAGGCTGAGCAAATCGTACTGTCTAGGCGTTTAGTGGCGGACTTTAACGGTGATCCATTTTCATTATACCGAAAGCTAAGAAAGCGTAATCCTTCACCTTATATGTATTATATGGAATTCGATGATCACGTTGTTTTAGGTACGTCCCCAGAAAGTATCGTAAGTGTATCGAATGGCAAAGTGATGACGAATCCAATTGCAGGGACACGCCGACGTGGTGTAGATAAAGCAGAAGATCTAGCACTAGAAAAAGAGTTGTTGGCGGATCCAAAAGAACTAGCGGAGCACGATATGTTGGTCGAGCTTGGACGTAATGATTTGAAGAAAGTGTGCCTTCCAGATTCTGTGCAAGTCACAAGTTATATGGAAGTCGTCCGTTACGAGCATGTCATGCACATTGTATCGGAAGCAGAGGGAACATTGTCGCCAGTGCTACATTCATTGGACGCGTTAACGGCATGTCTACCGGCGGGTACGGTAACAGGTACACCGAAAAAACGAGCAATGGAATTGATTGATGAATTGGAGAAAATGGACCGGGGTATTTACGGCGGGGCAATCGGGTATATCGGTTTCAACGGTAATATGGATTTTGCGTTGACGATCCGCACGATGGTTGTGAAAGACGGTAAAGCATACGTCCAGGCAGGAGCAGGAATTGTGCAAGCGTCAGATCCAACAGCAGAATTTATGGAAACGGCCAATAAAGCCAAGTCCTTGTTGGAAGTCATTAACTAAATCGATGATGAATTGATTATGAGAAAGAGCAGAGCAGAGGAGAGATTGAGATGAGAAGTTTTGTTAGAAGAGTAGAGTTGGGCGAGCATTTAATGTATGAAGAAATGGTGGAAGCTTCTAAGTTGATGTTTAATGAACAAACCGCATCGCAGGACATAGTCGATTTCCTTGTGGCGTTGTCACGAAAAGAAGAAACGGCCCATGAAGTAGCGGCTCTTGCTTCGGTTATGAAATCGTTCGCGCTGCGGGTAAATGTTCCACGGGAAACATTTATGGATAACTGCGGAACAGGCGGAGACGGCTCAAATACGTTCAATATTAGTACGGCATCCGCGTTCGTATTGGCAGGAGCCGGCGCATCCATCGCTAAGCATGGTAATCGGAAAGTTTCGAGTGCCGCGGGAAGTTCTGATGTATTGGAAGCCCTTGGCATTCATATAGACTTCAGCTTAGATGAAACCATCGAACTTCTTCAACAGGAAGGAATCACCTTCTTATATGCGCCAAATGTTCATCCGAAAATGAAACGAATTGGTGCAATCCGGCAGCAAATTGGCAAGCCGACTATCTTTAATCTAGTAGGTCCTTTGACAAATCCAATCCCATTGAAAACACAGTTCACGGGTATTAACAGACCGGACTTCACGATGGAATACGCATCCGTATTGCGCATGCTTGGCAGAGAGCGGGCAATTGTCGTATCGGGCGCGGGGGGAATGGACGAAGCGTCACTTGCGGGACAAAATGCATTTGTCCTTCTTGATAAAGGCGATTTGATCCCATTTTCGCTGACAGCAGATGATGTGGGGCTTGCATATGCTCCGATTTCAGCTATACGTGGAGGCGATGCGAAGGAAAATGCTGCAACCATTCGGGCGATTTTCAATGGACGACGCGGTCCTCATTTCGATACAGTCGTTTTCAATGCAGGCATCGGATTATTTGCAAATGGGCGAGCAGCGACAATTCAAGAGGGCGTAAAACAGGCGACTGAAAGTATTTTATCTGGCAAAGCATTGCAAAAGCTTGACGCTGTCGTAGCATTCAGTCAGAAAATCGGTGCAAAGGCGGTGGCAAGATGACGATTTTAGACAAGATTTTACACGAGAAACGGTTTGAAGTACAAGACATGTTGGCAGAGCAGGATGTACGACAAGAAGCACGTCCAGCGCGTCCGTCTTTATTCAACAAGCTATATAAAACAGAGCATTTGCAAGTCATCGCGGAAATGAAGCGCGCATCTCCTTCGAAGGGGCTTATCGCGGAAGGCGCTGATCCCGTTGCACAGGCAATTTCTTACCATCGCGCAGGTGCAGCGTGCATCTCTGTATTGACGGATAGTCACTTTTTCAAGGGGTCATTCGAAGACCTAGCAGCTGTCGCAGACAATGTTCCTATTCCGTTGCTATGCAAGGATTTTATCATCCATCCTGTACAGATTGACCGAGCAAAAAGGGCCGGAGCCTCTGTCATCCTGTTGATTGTTGCTGCACTAACTGAAGATGAACTCGCTGAATTTCATGCCTACGCGCTACAATCTGGCTTGGAAGTATTGGTAGAAGTACATGATGAGGCTGAACTGAAACGCGCAATTGCCATCAACGCAAAATTGATTGGTGTAAATAATCGTGATCTTCGTACATTTAAAGTGGATTTAAAGAGAACAGAAGAGATTGCAGCCCTGTTTCCGTTCGATGAAGAACGTGTCCTCATCAGCGAAAGTGGTATCTGGGAATCGGAAGATGCGTTATTTGTAGCAGATGCTGGCGCAAGTGCAGTGCTCGTTGGCGAATCGTTAATGCGAAGTGGTGAAGTCGCTACAGCTATCCAATCACTGCAAGTCGCATTACCGAGGGTAGTCCGATGACGAAGGTAAAAATTTGTGGACTAATGGAATCACAACACGTGAAAACGGCAGTCGATGCTGGAGTAGATGCAATCGGCTTTGTCTTTGCTCCAAGCCGACGACAAGTGACAATTGCCAAAGCGCAAGAGTTGGCAAAGAATATTCCACCTGGAGTGCTGAAGATAGGGGTATTTGTTGATGCATCACAAGATGATATTGAGCAAACTTTCCGAGAAGTACCGCTAGATTTTGTTCAATTTCATGGTGATGAAAGTTCAGATTTCATCGAAAAAGTCGGACTTCCTTCCATTAAAGTGTTATCAGTTTACAGTGATGAAGATGCAAAGCGATTCGCACACTATGAAACAGACTACTTTTTGTTTGATACACCTGGAACGGACTTTAAAGGTGGAAGCGGAAAAACTTTTGATTGGCAACTAATGAAAGATGCTGGTGTACAATCGGACAAAGTTATTCTGGCGGGTGGACTGAACGCGGATAATGTTGCACAAGCAATCAGGATGGTACATCCATATATGGTGGACGTTTCAAGCGGAGTAGAAGTTATGAGAAGAAAAGATGACAAGTTGATTCGCGCATTCATTAAAGCAGTCAAAGATGAGGAGAGATAAGCAATGGTACAAGAATTGGGTGCAACTCAAACTACACAGGCAGGACGATATGGACGATTTGGTGGGCAGTTTGTTCCTGAAACATTAATGACAGCACTTATCGAACTGGAAGCTGCTTATGATGATGCGATTGCCGATCCAGCTTTCACGGACAAAGTAAATTATTACTTAAAGGATTTTGT from the Sporosarcina psychrophila genome contains:
- a CDS encoding VOC family protein, translated to MTSLKSIGQIGVPAKDINRAILFYKDLLELPLLFNTDTMAFFDCDGIRLMLSLPEKEQFTNASSVFYFKVDDITASFSQMKEKGVSFIDKPHVVAKMDSTETWMVFFNDTEGNTHALMSEVAV
- the mgtE gene encoding magnesium transporter, with the translated sequence MVHKDPENGIATALIHILKEGKRETFHEIMKELKPFDIANQYENLPVKHRPLFLEFLTLDELTGLLRHLSQDDQLRALRTIGPARSTDILDLMKNDDLAFLLSGLPQKEADALIAEMKQEEMDIIRQIMNYPPKTAGRAMTNRFVWIHKSYSVERAVKKLKSYAALAEYLNYLYVLDDDKKVIGVASYRDLLLAEPEAQIEDIMSRNIVKVGVMTKQEEVAKIIGRYDFVSMPVTDDEGVLLGIITVDDVLDIVVREANEDIEMLLASGKAIDFRTKPLVAARRRLPWLILLLFIGLVSGSIISRFEATLEAVVALAFFMPMIAGMTGNTGTQSLAVVVRGLVSEDLDTKKMLKLIFRELLVGIIIGIVCSIVISIIAYIWQGSFVLGLVVGVSLLITLIIGTLAGTIIPLVLHKFNVDPAVASGPLITTINDILSLLIYFGIATMFISKLM
- the dacB gene encoding D-alanyl-D-alanine carboxypeptidase/D-alanyl-D-alanine-endopeptidase — translated: MKKSQQLKLISVLLVIVMIVLLINGFNGKDNHTTAPDNTTVSVAKVDEPVDEPVDKPQKPYAFHDIDEILKDPRLQGATTVVSIREAATGEVVYSHLGDTRVHPASVMKLLTGAAAFETLGEGHTFKTELYMDGRIENGVLHGNLYLRGRGDPTLTKNDLKAFVSELKAKGISSIAGNVYGDDTWYDDIRLSQDLNWSDEPYYTGSQVSALTLSPNDDYDAGTVIVEVNPAKKSGQAGQVAMVPANNYLTVVNKTQTVAKKGKKSITVERQHGTNTFIVSGTIPEGTTKTRTWASVWEPTNYTISIFKKTIEELGITFSTAPKVERKKVTKGATLLTSKNSMPLHELFIPFMKLSNNGHAEVLVKEMGRTIGGEGSWDKGLSIIEATLSTLGLDTKNMLLRDGSGMSHKNLVTANEVTKLLYTAQTKPWYPAFLNALPVAGNGERFVGGTLRNRMTGTTAAGNVQAKTGALNGVTALSGYVTTKDGEILTFSIMINNYLNDTTPEILDKIAITLANYQSK
- a CDS encoding transporter substrate-binding domain-containing protein; amino-acid sequence: MGKLKVLFLLLTVSVLVLSACGTKKDAGAEKSDGDGSYELMKKGSLTFAASGVYKPFNFEEKGKLTGFDIEIGEAIADKMGLEANPVTNPFETIMQGLIGKKFDAIIGSMAYTKERAKQVNFTEPYYYSGGMIFVSEDNKDIKSEDDLKGKKIGVVAQSTYEKPAQTLSDNIQYYSSDVVALKDLTIEGRLDAVITADIVGYEAIDNDFKIKEVGKPLWVEQPSIAVRPDNDALRQDIDKALKEIIEDGTYDEISKKWFDRNLLDLDLEGVELLE
- a CDS encoding amino acid ABC transporter permease, with translation MPEIFITLYEVFIRTYPGFLKAALITLEITAIALVLGTALGIVFALMKISKSKILQTIANLYITLIRGTPLIVQIMFLYYGITNIVVLSNFWAGAIALGIHNGAYIAEIFRGAIQGIDRGQEEASLAVGMNRRQAMRRIIFPQALRRAIPPLGNQFIITMKDSSLVYVIGVSEMFGLANREAAASFQPFETFLVVGVYYLVLVLIFSALLKWYEKKLDVDSI
- a CDS encoding amino acid ABC transporter ATP-binding protein gives rise to the protein MIKTKNLHKSFGDLDVLKGIDLDVETGEVVVLIGVSGSGKSTLLRCLNFLEMPNEGEIIIDGRQVDLKKDDLSNVRAEVGMVFQHFNLFPHKTVLENITEAPIIVKKMKKERAEKEARVILEKVGLSDKADVYPGKLSGGQKQRVAIARALAMEPKALLFDEPTSALDPELVGEVLQVMQDLANEGMTMVVVTHEMKFAKEVADRIVMLDEGCIIENTDPHTFFNHSTNERTRQFLEMVDV
- the rluF gene encoding 23S rRNA pseudouridine(2604) synthase RluF is translated as MRINKYLSEAGIVSRRGADKWIEDGRITINGQLAELGSKVEDGDEVHADGKLVKTEEQLVYLALNKPVGITSTTERHIKGNVVDFVNHPLRVFHIGRLDKDSDGLLLLTNDGDIVNEILREENGHEKEYIVTVDQPITKEFIRQMESGVPILDTVTKPCKVKQLGPRKFNMTLTQGLNRQIRRMCSALGYNVRKLQRTRIMNIHLGDLPNGQWRDLTDEELSEMFKMLNYEPKR
- a CDS encoding anthranilate synthase component I family protein translates to MSREQTSLRTTMKKLNGDSLTPILIFRRMQGQRKFLLESSSKHEGSGRYSFLGMDPLKSYSGRDGILEEHVYATGKKYVHEGDLFVLLKRLMPRITDDIDFPFTGGAVGYVGYGAGSDSVTRSHDDMGFPDVNFNIYETIIIFDHVLNEVTLLHTEINPEQSAPDLDALAESMLSGPEKEELAFALSDYSCSVTQQQFEELVREAKGYIEQGEAEQIVLSRRLVADFNGDPFSLYRKLRKRNPSPYMYYMEFDDHVVLGTSPESIVSVSNGKVMTNPIAGTRRRGVDKAEDLALEKELLADPKELAEHDMLVELGRNDLKKVCLPDSVQVTSYMEVVRYEHVMHIVSEAEGTLSPVLHSLDALTACLPAGTVTGTPKKRAMELIDELEKMDRGIYGGAIGYIGFNGNMDFALTIRTMVVKDGKAYVQAGAGIVQASDPTAEFMETANKAKSLLEVIN
- the trpD gene encoding anthranilate phosphoribosyltransferase, with amino-acid sequence MRSFVRRVELGEHLMYEEMVEASKLMFNEQTASQDIVDFLVALSRKEETAHEVAALASVMKSFALRVNVPRETFMDNCGTGGDGSNTFNISTASAFVLAGAGASIAKHGNRKVSSAAGSSDVLEALGIHIDFSLDETIELLQQEGITFLYAPNVHPKMKRIGAIRQQIGKPTIFNLVGPLTNPIPLKTQFTGINRPDFTMEYASVLRMLGRERAIVVSGAGGMDEASLAGQNAFVLLDKGDLIPFSLTADDVGLAYAPISAIRGGDAKENAATIRAIFNGRRGPHFDTVVFNAGIGLFANGRAATIQEGVKQATESILSGKALQKLDAVVAFSQKIGAKAVAR